From Desulfobulbaceae bacterium:
AGTAGTTACATTATTCACTAGACGAGATGTATGATCGGTCATGATGATTCTTTTCACGCCCAACAGAAGTGCTATTGGAACAAGCGGACTTCCTGGCCCGATGAAATGAAAGTGAATCATTTTAGGCTTGTTTTTTTTCAAAATTTTTGCAAGTGCAAAGACAGAGGAAATATCATGATCTGGAAGTAAAATGTAACTCACCTGATTATCATGAAATACTTTTTCAACAGCCTTGCTAATTTTACTACCAAACAAAAAATTGATATTTATGTTTCTTTTGTTACATTCCGTGGCAAGTCCACAAATGAAATCTTCAAAAGACCCTCGTTTCAGTGGATTGATATCAGCCCAAAATAATATATCGATAAATTTTTTTTTGTTCATCCTTTGGTTCAGCCCGCCAGCAAGTCACTAAGGAAATAAAAGCGATTATTCTCCTGGCATAGATACATCATTTTTTTTTATAATCACAGCAGGAATACCCCCGACTACCACATTGCTAGGAACATCGCGATGCACGACAGAATTCGCGCCAATAATTACATTATCTCCAATGCGTATGCCCCCGAATATTCGGCAACCAGCATGCATAACAACTCTGTCGCCTATCTCCGGATACCCCCCCTTCCCAGAACCTATTGTAATACCCTGCCCGAAAAAACAATTTCGACCAATTTTTTTTGCGACGACAACCTGGCCCCCGCAATGAGCGATGTCTATTCCTGGTCCGATTTCAGTGCCAACGCTGATTTCCATGGAGGTCAAGATAAAAATCAGATTTGAAACGATACAGCGGTAAGGAATAAATAAAAAAAATCCTAACAAAGGGATGTTGAAAATACATGTGTCAGCCCACCTGCGGAATCTATATTCTGTTATAGCCCAAAGCTGAGGCTTCGTCGCATAAAGCCAAAGAATTTCGAAAAATTTTTTCTGCCCTTTATATCCGCCATTAGTCCTGATATCTTCTTTTAAATTTTCAAACATCTAAAACTCAAGCAATGTTTCGTGATAATCGTATTTTCGCAAAACGCATTGGTTGTTTCTGATCGTCCATCGGTGAGACTCCATTTACGAACACTCATGTATCAAGGTCTTTTTCATCACTTCTCTGCATCATGGCACAATTCTCCTTCCAGCATTTTTTTCTATTGCGCCACGCTTGTCGGAAACTCCCTTCCCGGGCATTTGCAAAGGGCTCCATCCATAAACACATTTTCATACCCCCGTCAGGCATAAACTGAAGCCCTTTATACCATGACGTGCAATCAGGTTTTTTTTTGTTGTACTCATGGGAATGCACCTTAAACGAAAGGCCCTCAGGATCCCTGAAGTATTCTCTTATCATTTCAAGACTTTCAAAAGTATTGGCAACAGGAAATCCCTCCTCCTTCTGTTCCCGTAACCTTTGCAGACTATTACTGACCACAGATAAATCTTTTACCCAAAGAGGATTTTTCTGATACCATTTTGGATCTGTCAATTCTTCTGAATAGTAAATAGGCTCAAGGGCTTGAAACAAAACGCCATTTAAGCCAATTCCCGCCGCCAATTCAATGATATTTGGCAGATCCCCGACATTAATGTTCATGATCGTAGTCTTACCCCATATTTGAACATCTCTCTGCTGCTTATCTCGCTCACTGACAAGCATCTTCAAAGCATTAATCGATTGATCGAAAAAATCATCTCTCCCTCGAACAGCATTATGAATTTCTGGCGTACTACCATCCAAAGAGATATTGATACGACTGACACCACTGTCAACTAAACGAGCAGCATTCTCCCGGTTCATTATGTACCCATTTGTCAAATAATCAACCCAAAAACCAAGGCTTGCCGCATGCTCTGCAATATCAATTGCCCCAGGCCGCAAAAGTGTTTCTCCTCCCGTGATGGCAAGATCTATTGCCCCAACCCATCGGTACAATTCATCCAATGTTTTTTTCCATTCACCGTCACTTAACTCCTTTCCGGTTGACTTCATTTTCCAACTGTGACAATGAACACAGCGAGCATTACACCTGTTGGTCAGGACCAAAATCGCGGAATCGGGTCCACCAAAACTTTCTCCAGTGCGGCGAGCTGTTTCTTGAAGAATCTTGGAGATGAAATGCCTACGCCCTTTGGCCGATAGCAAATCAACCTTCCTGATTTTTTCTAACAAATTACACATAACACTGAAACCTTTCACAATAATTTCCAATTGTTATTTGCCCATGATGGGACCCATCATCTTTAAGCCCTCCTAGGGAGCAAAGGGTAACCGAAGCGGGTCAGTGTGCCCTTGGCCACACTATTAATTAGATTTATCTGCCCGGGGGTGAGACGACAGATGCTTTCCGCATTCAGATCCTTAAGAGATTCCTTACGCTCATGAATAGAGAAATCTTTTCCTGAATCGAACCCATCGAAAGGGCGAAGTCCTACAAACGACGCAATTCGGTTCAACTCAGTCAGAGGATCACAGACCAAATCTTCGTACTTGAGCCACATAAAATTTGGAAGATAAGTCGCATCTTCTTCCAGGACCTCGTTGGTACGCCTCCATTGCCAAGCGCTCTGCTCCACAGGCCAACCATCTCGCAGGTGCTTGGGATCCCCCTTTCGGGAAATCCCTTCAGCCACAGCATATCCATTTCTAACAATAGCAACAAAATAGGCTGGAATAAAATGCTGGTTCAACCACCTGGTGCGCACACTATTGGGGGGAGATTTTTCTAGCAGGACAGGCCTCGTCAGATCAAGGCGCATACCCCACTCTTTTTTAATTCGTATAGGATCAGGACCATCATCCGTTTCAGTAAGCCGAAAGAGTTCTTCCCGTCCAGCCCACATCCGGGGCAACCCCACCTCGAAGTCCTTGACGAATTGATCAGTGATAAAGTGCCCTTCGGTTGGCAACCCAGATATGTCAGGATGGCGTCCTAAAATTTCTGCAAGCAGCGTAGTCCCAGAATTGTAGCAACCGACCAAAAAGAGCCACTTATCAGGCCGAGGTACCGGTGTAAGCGCAACTTTGATCTCACGAAAAATATTGCCCAAACTCTCTCGCAACACATACGACAAACGCGTACCTTGCATATTAACTTTATCCTTCCACGTTCAACGGCAGTTTTTAATTATTGGCGTTGATTGCGACATGCGCCTAACGCCCCAGGACAACATTTTCATACTTTGGAAGTAAAACTCTCCAATCATAATTCTGAACATAGCTGCGGGCAGCTTGGCCCATTAGTGACCTCCTTTCCGGAGAAATAATCAGTATTCGCACTGCGTTACACAATTCCTGGTTAGTGTCGGCAGTGATTGTCGCGGCGGCAGCACCATCGATATCCAACCCTCCAGTGCAAATTGTGCTCGCAACTACTGGCTTCGCAGCATGCATGGCCTCGAGCAACTTGTTTTGTAAACCCGCCCCAATTGTCATAGGAAAAACAAAAATATCCGTATCATAAATATGTGGCCAAATGGACTCTACCTCTCCAGTGACAATTACATCTTCAGAGTTTAATGATAGAATTTCTTCGGTTGGCGCCCTGCCAATTATTCGTAATTTTAAATTCCGAAACTCCTTTCTTAGGGGAAGAAAAATATGCTCATACAATCTGAGCGCAGCTGCAACATTTGCAGCGTATCCCATATTCCCCAAAAATCCCAAAAAAATATCTTTGTCTTTATTAATGGTAATGATCTTATCGTGATTATCATCACAATCTACGATTCCATTTGCAACAATATGAATATTATTACAAAAATCACCATTTACAAACATAGCATCAGTTTTTGTAACATAAACAGCCGCATCACAAATATGGTTAACGTAACGCTCCCATCTTTTCATTAATAAAACTCTATACTTACGAAAAAAATAACAAAAAATATTGCAATCAATTATCCTACGATACATATGAAGCGAAGGAGAATCTGTCCATTCTATAATTATACGAGGCAGTGATTCGGTTAAAGACATTAACATTGATGCTACATCAGCGAGATCTCCCGTCAATATAACAGCATCATAAGAGGTACTAGCCAATTTTTCCTGTACCCTCTTAGCCAGCCTTCTATTCCAGAACTTTATTGCCTCAAAAGGGGCTCTTTTGGGGGACAAGAGGTCGATTGATGTTTGTATTTTTTGAAGAATAGTGATTTTAGAATCATAATTAAATTCAGTCACTGAATTACAAAATTGCCTAGCCTCTTGTGCACGATATATTCGTCGCTTACGAGGATCACAGGCGATCACCAGGTCAACATCGTGGCGTCCCCCAAGATATTTAAAAATTGGATTGAGGCGTATTGTTATACCATCCGAACGTTCTGGAAATGGAGATTTTGATAATACCAATAAAATTTTTGCCATAAATGAATTAATCCCAAATAGAAACTGAACTACCACCTACTGAATTAGGTGGGTTTGCGCTGCTTGGTGATGACGACTAAAGGGTTTCTTGAAAATTAGCTGCAGTAATTTGGCCGCAAATAACATTGCAACTAGCTGATTTTACGTAAATATGTTACTGTAGCTGCGTCATTGCCAAACAGCCACCTAGCATATCGGAAGGAGACCAGCATGTTTCAGACAGGATTTTTTGATTTCGAGGACCGTCTTCATCAAATTGACAAGAATGGCGACCCGCTTACCAAGATAAATGATGTGGTCGACTGGGAGATTTTTCGTCCTAGTCTTGAAAAAGCTCGGGATAAGAACCGTCAGTCCAATGTTGGCCCAAAGGGCTACGATGTTATCTTGTTGTTTAAAACGCTCATTCTTCAATCGCTGTACAACCTGTCGGATGACGCGACCGAGTTCCAGATATTGGACCGACATTCTTTCGGGCGCTTTCTTGGTTTGCATATCAGCAGCAAGGTTCCTGATGCCACAACAATCTGGCGCTTTCGGGAAGACCTGATTAAGGCAGGAATAGTTGAGGAGCTGTTTACTTTCTTCGACACTCAACTCTAGAGCAACGGCTTGATAGCTATGAGGGGACAGATAGTCGATGCCAGCATGGTAAACGTACCCAAACAGCGAAATAGTCGGGAAGAGAATGCCAAAATGAAAGAGGGAAAGCCCCCGGAAGATTGGCCAGAAAACAAGCGAAGAAAAAAGGACGTAGACGCTCGTTGGACCAAAAAGAACAGAAAAACTTTCTACGAGTACAAGAATCACATTTCGGTAGACGTGAAACACAAGCTGATCCGTGGATATGCCGTTACGGACGCTGCCCAGCACGATAGCAATGTTTTTGAGGACATACTTGCCAACAATACAAGCAAGGATGTTTGGGCAGATTCTGCTTATCGATCTGCCGCCCGTCTGGAAGTCCTGAAGAAAACAGGCTTTCGCGAGCATATTCAGCGAAAAGGAAGCGGAACTCGCAAGTTGACGCAACGAGAACAGGAGGGCAACAAGACTAGGTCCAAGATTCGTTCTCGCGTTGAGCATGTCTTTGGTATGATGGCACAAAGAGCCGGGAATTTGTTGCTGCGCACGATCGGAATTGCCCGAGCAAGGGCAAAAATTGGCTTGCGCAACCTGGCTTACAATATGGATAGGATGGGGATACTCCTTGTGGCAAGTGGGTGAAGTCTGCCTACAAGCGGAGAAATCAGTAAAAAACTGCCGAATGCCGCAGAAAAAAGCGGACAAACGGCAAGAGCCAAAAATGAGAGGATGGAAATTGAGTCTGTCCTCTGTGCTAAGAATTAACAATAGTGCCACTGATTCCTCTTTGGCCTAAATTTCAAGATTCCCTAAAGACGCCACCCCCTTTCACCAAGCAAAACGCGCGTGGCAAGAAATAAAACTCGGTTTCTCTTAATTCCTTTTGGGAATTCGCCAGGCTGAAGCCGGTGTTTTTAACCTTCTTGGATACCAATAAAGGGTGTTGAAAAGATCGCCACTTTTGCAGTAATATTATAGTGTTAGGACACAAAAGCATGTTGAAACGCAACGTATACGTAAACTTCCATAACGATTCCAAAGCATTAACTGGAGGCTTTCTAATAGAAGTTGGGCTATTTTGCTGTAAGCTAAAAAGAAATGACTTTAATTATTGCTATAAAATTAGCCTATTACGGCCTGGGCCTCTTTTTCCCTGAAACACTTTTCGTATGTGGTCACAGGGTAGAATATTTTCAATACGCTGAAATGATTAAGAAAAAAATATTTGCAGAAAAGTGGCTATATTCATGAATGACGCATTTTCAAATAGTTATGAATTTCTTCTCAAAAAGCAGGGGAAAAATATATAATAATTTCAGCTAGTTTACCCTGTGACCACGTACCACTTTTCAACACCCTTCAATAGACAAAATATTATTTTATTTTTAAAAACATGCTGACAATCCGGGTTATGTATTGCCTATTGTCCCGATTCCTCATTATTGGCATTAAAATAAATGCCCATGCAAATAAAAGAATGAATATTTTTGCAACCAAATCTTCCCACAAAATATCTCGTGCCATCAATCCATTTGCCATCCAGCAGGCGAACGCTGATATAGCAACAGTAACCCAAAACGGTTTCAACAAAATTTTCATGTCGTAAAATCTGGCTGACGCTCGATGAACAATTAAAAGTTGAGCCGCATGGGCGAGCATTATGGCCAAAGCGGCTCCAATGTACCCAGCGAGAGGAATTAAAGAAAGGTAAAAAACTGTAATAATAGCTGCAATTAAATAATTATTACGGCCAATCCATCCTGTCTTCCCAGTCACAAGCCAACTGAAATTGAAATAAAGAGCCAACTTGTCAAAAACAACATCAAACGCAAGGAAAGGGACTGCATAAACAGCGGGATAAAATTTTGCATCGGACATGAACCGAATCACTGGGCCAGCCAAAATACCGACTGTAAGCGCAGTTAGCACCATCAGGGTACTCATGACGAGAAATACCTTCTGATAAACTGGCTCAGCATTCCCACGTTGATAATACTTAAAACGCTCTATCTGCCAGTATTGCATGAAAGGATCCCATATAAGCAGTGGAATAACAGCGCTAAATTTTGTAGCCAGCTCAAACAACCCAACTGCATCCAGCGAAGTGAAAATGCGCAAGTAATACCGATTCGCCGAACCAATATAAAGACCGGCAAACCCAGAGATCCATAACGGCCAACAGTATTTTAGCATCTGGCGAGCCAAATCCCTATCAAACCGCCAACCGACTTGCCTCAAGGTGTAAAATAACAGTATAAGGACAACGAAACTGGAGACAGATATGGAGCTAATGGCAATACCCATAACTCCCATGCCTTTATACACCACCAACCAAATGTTCATGGACAATTGCAACACTAATTTCCCAAGCGACAAGCTGACAAATAGCCATGGGCGCTCCTGGAGACGTATAAACAATAGACAATAGGACTCCATTGCAAGAGTAATCATCTGCGGGGCAAATAGACCAACGATTGAAGCGTATTCTGATGTGCCAAAGAGGCCCTGCGATGCGGGGACACGAAGCAGAACTAAGGCAAACGACGTTCCGGCACTAAGTACGCCGGTAATGATCATAGCTGTCGAGATAACCTTATTTTTATTCAGCTTTCCATGTGCGTCAAAGTAGTATTTAGGTATTGCTTGGCCAAGTCGCGCGCCAAAAAGCACCTCGGCCAAGCTCAATGCGAAGGTAATCAAACCCACGACTCCGTAGTCTGCTGGAGTGAGGTAACGAGTATAAACCGGCAGCATGAGAAAACCCGCAAGTTGCCTCGCTATATTACCCATTGCGTAAATACTCGAGTGCCCCACAAGACGACAGAAACCAGTCGTCGAGGATGATCCTTCAGTGGTCATAATTGTATCTCTGAAGAAAGGCATGGGACTCCATTTCGGTCGTATATCTTTGCGAATGCCTCCAGCAGTGCCCTATGACTGAACGCCAGGTTATATTTTCTAACTTCTATCCTTGCTCGGAATCCCAACTTAGTTCGCAACGCGTTATCATTTGCAAGCTGCTGCAGTATTTCCGCAGCAGCCTGAACATTTCCCTCCGCATAAATCATTCCACTTTCCTTGTGCTCTGTTGCAGCACAGACAGAGGGGTTATCAGGGACAACCACCGGCAGCCCGGCCTGCATATATTCAAGTATCGATAGCGAATATCCGACTTCACCTCGCGAAGGGTGAATGGCGATATCGGCACCACCAAGCAGGTCCGGCACATCATGACGCCGACCGGCAAAGGTACAGTAATTGGTTATACCCATTTCTGAACTCATGTCGAAAAAAAATTCCAGATCCGGTCCGTCTCCGAGAAAGAGAAAATGAAGCTTTTTTTGGTCATTGCTGAGGAGGTGTTTCATGCAACGCAAAACGAAGTCGACTCCTTTGAAACGATGGGCTCTGCCGCTCATGATCAGTATTTTCCTTCCAGCCGGGATTTGGAAAAGAGTGTGGAGGTCGACAACATTAAGCGAATGATCCAATGGGGGCAAACCGTTGGGGGCCGCGAAGCACTTCGATTGAGCCACGCAATTGACTTTAATCAAACGTTGACGCACAAATTCTGTGGCGCCAATAAAGCCGTCAGCAGGCAACCATGGTACCCGGTGAGCCAAATGCTTAAGCCAGGCCTTTAGACCCCTCACAGGAGTCCGTAGTCCAGGTGTATGGTCATGAACGACGATTAATCGCACTCCGAAAAGTCGATACAGTGGGTAGCGCCAATGAAATGTCGGCTGATCGGAAAAATAGATTGTATATACTTTATTCCGGCGCAAAAATCGGCATTGGGAAAAAACCTGATAAAACCTCGAGTCGTTAAAATCCTGTTCCATTACCAGCAATGGAGCCTGAACAATTGCTGGAGGCAGTGTGCTAATACTGGGATAGGCGAGTATAACCTGGTGTTGGCGGCAATACTGCTCTGCGAGTTTGACCCAAAAACTTTCCATTAACCACCAGGCATACCCAACTCCTGAGTCATAATTGGCCACTAGCAATAACGTTTTTTTCATGAGAGGCGACATAGGCTTAAGATGTCTGATTCATATGCAACATCGCAGAGGTAGCCGTGCTACAGTCGTTGGTTATAATATTGTTTGCTAAAGAAACAGACCATTTCTTTGCAACTTCCCTTAAAGAAACCGTCATTGCCAGATTAATCCAAAAAAAGGGGTAATACAGCACAGTGACAAAAAAACCGCTTACTAAGTATCCCACTAAAGCGCTATCCAATCCATGGGCCATATAATAGAGAAACCTATTCTTTATTGAAGATTGATAAGCCAACCTACGGGTCTGAGCATTGTTAACAAAGGTAAAAACAATCATCAAAAGAAAAACCATTAGCCCCGTGTACCCAAGTTCCGAAGCGCACTCGATAAACACATTGTGGCAGACCTGCTGATTTGCATCCGGGTAAAATTTTTCCAGCGCTACCAGCCAATTGTGGTATCCGACACCTAAAACAGGATACCGATCGGTCAAATCAAAACCTTGTTCCCACAAAACAAGGCGACGAATAGAGTCATCATCAGTACCTGCTGCCTGGAATCTTGCCATTTGCCGATCAGGTAAAAAAGCAAACACAAGCAGGACAACCATGCCCACGCTAACAAGCCCCTTGAACTTATGCCTGCTTTTCAACAGCAGAGATAAAAGTACGCCTCCAACACCCAGCAAAGCGCCTCGAGAGGACGAGGAGATCGTCCCCGTCAAAGCCGTTAACGGAAAAAGAAAAAAGAACACCTTTTTCACTGGTGACCAATACCCTTTCAAAGCTACGAAGCAGCTTGCAGAAAGCGAAAGGAATATAACCATTTGAATGCCGAACTCTCCAGAGTTCTTGAACAAACCAGGTCCGCCACCAGATCCAATTTGGATAAAACTGAAGCCCGAAGCGACCCAGTTTAAAAAAGAGAATTGCGACATTTTGAAGCTGTACAGGAAGAACCCTAGAATGAAGATGAGAAATCGCTCCTCTGTGTTGACTATATTGATGATCAGGAAATAAATGAGCACCCAGGACATAAAAATGGAAATACTCTTGAAAGATTCGTCCGGGGATATGGCAAACAAGGAAGATAGAATAACCACCAAGGAATAAAGAAGGACTAGCTTATTCAAGGGATTTCCAACTAGATCAAAGGCCCCCCTGAGTAGAAAAAGGCACAGGGTCAGAACTATAATGATCTGGGAATAAGGCAATACATCAATTACCGGATACAGAGTCTGCGGCCGTACATACTCCAAGAACAAATAGATATTGATCAACCAGAAAGTGACATCCTGAGTTTTCATGTAAGCCCATATTTCTTTGGCTTTCAGAGCGTACAAATGATTCATCGTTGTCGTTTATCCGCAAGAGACATTTGGATATGGAGCATGTCAAGTGCCTTTGCCATTACTAGGAAACACCGACGAAATTCACCTTCTCCGAGACCGAAAGGGTCATTGATATTACATGTGATCCTGTCAGGCCAAGGAGCAAAATCACGCAGAAGCCTAATCTTTCCTCTCTGATTGGGCAACATTGCAGCCAGCCGGATGTACTGGCCATACTCCATAGGGACAATCAAGTCTGCGTTCTCAATTTCGCAAGCGGCCAGCCCTTTAGAGTAATGTTCTTCAAGCTTAATCCCAAACTCCTGGCCCACGATCACAGCTTCCTTTGGAGAAAAAATCCCCTGATCAACGTCGAGCCCGCAAGATTCAATATTGAAACTTCTTTTAGAACAAATTGACCTTAGATAATATTCGGCAAAGGCGCTTCGACAGATGTTCCCTTTGCACACGAAAATAATGTGGCGCAACTCTCCTGCCTTACAGGTGGAGTTGCGGGAAAGCCGATACAATGCCGTTTCCCAAGTGTTTTGTAGCAGCCTTTTGATTTCCATCTTAACCGTTTGAGGTAATAGCGCCTTAAGTCGGTCAAAAAAAACATTGCACATAACTACTCGCTTTATATTTTAATTGAAATCAAAAATCTCACCTATTAGGTTGGAGAAAATACGCTATTGTCAGGGACAGCCGCTATGAAGCTATGAAAATTGACGAGATCTCTTTATGCTAGCGGAATCCTA
This genomic window contains:
- a CDS encoding glycosyltransferase family 4 protein; protein product: MSPLMKKTLLLVANYDSGVGYAWWLMESFWVKLAEQYCRQHQVILAYPSISTLPPAIVQAPLLVMEQDFNDSRFYQVFSQCRFLRRNKVYTIYFSDQPTFHWRYPLYRLFGVRLIVVHDHTPGLRTPVRGLKAWLKHLAHRVPWLPADGFIGATEFVRQRLIKVNCVAQSKCFAAPNGLPPLDHSLNVVDLHTLFQIPAGRKILIMSGRAHRFKGVDFVLRCMKHLLSNDQKKLHFLFLGDGPDLEFFFDMSSEMGITNYCTFAGRRHDVPDLLGGADIAIHPSRGEVGYSLSILEYMQAGLPVVVPDNPSVCAATEHKESGMIYAEGNVQAAAEILQQLANDNALRTKLGFRARIEVRKYNLAFSHRALLEAFAKIYDRNGVPCLSSEIQL
- a CDS encoding oligosaccharide flippase family protein, translating into MPFFRDTIMTTEGSSSTTGFCRLVGHSSIYAMGNIARQLAGFLMLPVYTRYLTPADYGVVGLITFALSLAEVLFGARLGQAIPKYYFDAHGKLNKNKVISTAMIITGVLSAGTSFALVLLRVPASQGLFGTSEYASIVGLFAPQMITLAMESYCLLFIRLQERPWLFVSLSLGKLVLQLSMNIWLVVYKGMGVMGIAISSISVSSFVVLILLFYTLRQVGWRFDRDLARQMLKYCWPLWISGFAGLYIGSANRYYLRIFTSLDAVGLFELATKFSAVIPLLIWDPFMQYWQIERFKYYQRGNAEPVYQKVFLVMSTLMVLTALTVGILAGPVIRFMSDAKFYPAVYAVPFLAFDVVFDKLALYFNFSWLVTGKTGWIGRNNYLIAAIITVFYLSLIPLAGYIGAALAIMLAHAAQLLIVHRASARFYDMKILLKPFWVTVAISAFACWMANGLMARDILWEDLVAKIFILLFAWAFILMPIMRNRDNRQYITRIVSMFLKIK
- a CDS encoding serine acetyltransferase, translating into MFENLKEDIRTNGGYKGQKKFFEILWLYATKPQLWAITEYRFRRWADTCIFNIPLLGFFLFIPYRCIVSNLIFILTSMEISVGTEIGPGIDIAHCGGQVVVAKKIGRNCFFGQGITIGSGKGGYPEIGDRVVMHAGCRIFGGIRIGDNVIIGANSVVHRDVPSNVVVGGIPAVIIKKNDVSMPGE
- a CDS encoding sulfotransferase; amino-acid sequence: MQGTRLSYVLRESLGNIFREIKVALTPVPRPDKWLFLVGCYNSGTTLLAEILGRHPDISGLPTEGHFITDQFVKDFEVGLPRMWAGREELFRLTETDDGPDPIRIKKEWGMRLDLTRPVLLEKSPPNSVRTRWLNQHFIPAYFVAIVRNGYAVAEGISRKGDPKHLRDGWPVEQSAWQWRRTNEVLEEDATYLPNFMWLKYEDLVCDPLTELNRIASFVGLRPFDGFDSGKDFSIHERKESLKDLNAESICRLTPGQINLINSVAKGTLTRFGYPLLPRRA
- a CDS encoding radical SAM protein, giving the protein MKGFSVMCNLLEKIRKVDLLSAKGRRHFISKILQETARRTGESFGGPDSAILVLTNRCNARCVHCHSWKMKSTGKELSDGEWKKTLDELYRWVGAIDLAITGGETLLRPGAIDIAEHAASLGFWVDYLTNGYIMNRENAARLVDSGVSRINISLDGSTPEIHNAVRGRDDFFDQSINALKMLVSERDKQQRDVQIWGKTTIMNINVGDLPNIIELAAGIGLNGVLFQALEPIYYSEELTDPKWYQKNPLWVKDLSVVSNSLQRLREQKEEGFPVANTFESLEMIREYFRDPEGLSFKVHSHEYNKKKPDCTSWYKGLQFMPDGGMKMCLWMEPFANAREGSFRQAWRNRKKCWKENCAMMQRSDEKDLDT
- a CDS encoding glycosyltransferase; this translates as MAKILLVLSKSPFPERSDGITIRLNPIFKYLGGRHDVDLVIACDPRKRRIYRAQEARQFCNSVTEFNYDSKITILQKIQTSIDLLSPKRAPFEAIKFWNRRLAKRVQEKLASTSYDAVILTGDLADVASMLMSLTESLPRIIIEWTDSPSLHMYRRIIDCNIFCYFFRKYRVLLMKRWERYVNHICDAAVYVTKTDAMFVNGDFCNNIHIVANGIVDCDDNHDKIITINKDKDIFLGFLGNMGYAANVAAALRLYEHIFLPLRKEFRNLKLRIIGRAPTEEILSLNSEDVIVTGEVESIWPHIYDTDIFVFPMTIGAGLQNKLLEAMHAAKPVVASTICTGGLDIDGAAAATITADTNQELCNAVRILIISPERRSLMGQAARSYVQNYDWRVLLPKYENVVLGR